The DNA region ACCACTGCTCATGAACTTTGAAGAACTGAAAGTCGTCTGGGATTCTGAAACCAAGGAAGCGCAATTCACTCTGAACGAAGCGGCATTGCACGCCGTTGTCCGCCGTCGGAATGAAGAGATCCATCGCGGAGCTGCCTGCTGCCAGTTGGGTGATATTATCGGCGGAATTGGATTCGGAGTCGTGATGGTTGTCTTCGCGGTGATTCTCGCGATGGGCGATCCCGCTTGGTTCGCTTCGTGGAAGTGGATTCGCGTTCAGGTATCAGGCTGGCACGTGGCGGGACTGTTCCTTTCGGGACTCATCATGTGGGGCTATGCCGTCGCGATGTATGGCGTCCGTCGCCGCCAGTTGCAGCGGGAAGAAAATTCTGCCGATTCATTGCGTGGTGATCTCGACCGCGCGATTGCACACACCGACTTTCAAATACGGGTGGCGCGTTCGAGTGTGTGGTGGGGACTTGTTCCGCAATGGGTGGCTACGTGTCTGTTGGGGTTGGTGGTCTTTAGCCTGTCTGAACTCTCGGCGGGCTATTTTTCAGCGATCCTCGGAGTCCTGGGAGCTTTGCTGTCAGTGGTCATCACGTGCCAGCTGCGTGCGATCAATGGCCGGTATGCGCCGCGCAGGCGTGAGCTGGAGTTGCTCCGCACGAAACTTGCCGACATGCAGTGAGAGAACTCGAACAAGGCCGTTCATTCAAATGGAGGAGCGTCCTTTGCTTCCTGAAACACGCCGTAGAAGCTTATCGGGACGTGTCTGAGGTATAGCGTCGTGTTCCCAAAGCATTGGAACGCGCTTACCAACCATATCGTCGCGTCTCTCACGAATTAAGCCTGCTCGAAATCAAAAGAAGACGTGTCTTTTGGGTTTTAGAACGAGCTTCTGATCTAAAAGAGAGCGATTGAGAAAAGGAACAAGCACTAGGACGCTAATCGAGCGAGGCGAGGTATTTGGCGGCGGCGAGGACGTCGTCGACTTTGCCGAAGAAGGTTTCGAGGTGGCCGGGGTTGGTGTTTCCGCCGCGGAGTGACGGGTACATCATCAGGATGCCTTGATCGCGGAAACCGGAGGCGGACTGGTCGTTGCTCGCGGGGCCGGGCGTCCAGGCGATGGCGCCGATGCTGTTGCTGAAGCCTCCGACAAGCCAGATGATCGCGGGGTGCTTCTTTCCATCGCTGGGGTCGGTGCTGACGTAGGCAGCGTTCAGGCCCAGCGGCGCGGTGCATTGGACGAGTTTGAGTTTGGAGGAAGCGGGCGGCTCTTCAGGCGCTTCGCCGATGCGCTCTTCGCGGAGGAGTTTTGTCGTGAAGCCCTGGCGGGCTTCGAGGATCAGCGGGGCCGCTTGAAGGCTGAGTGTGAGAGAAAGGAGAACGCCAAAGGCGAAGAAGGGCCGGAGAGCGAGCATGGGGTGAAGCAGGGATCGGAGATAGGTCTTCATGCGACCTATGGGACGGCTAGGACTGGTATCGGAGAATACCGGGATGGCGATATCGGAGGAGATCGTCGGCTACGGATGGAGCCGTTGAGCGAAAGGCCGGTCTGTCGCGGCGAACCCTCTTCACTTATGATTACCTACAAAGAGATCGCATTCACGGCCTACGCGGTGACGAACATCAAAAAGGCGCGGACGTTTTATGAAGGTGTGCTTTGCTTGAAACCGGCGCGGGAGCTCGGCAAAAATTTCGTCGAGTACGATCTCGGCAATGGGACGCTCTCGGTTGGTTGTGCGCCGAAGATGTGGCCGCCGTCAAAGAAGGGCACGGTCGCAGCGCTCGAGGTGAAGGACTTCGATGGCGCGCTGGAGCATTTGAAGAAGAAGAAAATCAAATCGGCGCTCGGGCCGTTCGACAGTCCGATGTGCCGCATGGTCGGCGTGCGCGATCCGGATGGGAATATGATCGTGTTGCATCAGCGGAAGAGCGCGGCTGAGAAGAAAGCAGCACTGGAGCAGGCAAAGGAGAAAACAGCGGTGAAGAAGAAAGTGGGCGGAGTGAAATAGGCGTGTGAACGCGGCTTAGTTGAAGGCTGAGGGATCAAGCGGATCGTGACAGGTGCCCGATAGACCTCGATCACGCTGTGACGTGACGGGAGGAGCGTTTGACTTGGGTGCGAGTCTTGGCGGCCCGTGTTCTCTGAGGACGGCTCGTCGTTTCCTGTACAAGAATGGATGCAGGGATTTTCAGGCCCTGATGCAGCGAGCGGATCATGGTCAGGCTGAGCGGGCGTTTTCGATTCATCACTTCCGAGATCTTACTTTTGCTTTGGAGGTAGGGGAGCAGGTCGGCGGTCTGCAGGCCGGCCTGCTCCAGGCGGAAATGGATGGCCTGGATAGGATCGGGCGCCTCGATGGGGAAGTGGGACTCCTCATAGTTTTCCACGAGCAGCGACCAGAGCTCCAATTCGGCCTCGTCGGGCGACGTCTGGTTCATGAGGCCTTCGACGTAGGCCAGCGCGGTTTTGTACTCGCGGTCGGTTTTGAGGACTTTGGGTTTCATGTGGATCGGTTAAATGGTGGTGGCGTCGATTTTGTCGCATTCGGCGTGAGTGCCGACGAAGCGGATGAAGACGATACCGGTGTTGAAATGAATGTGGACGATGAGGCGGTAGGAGTTGCCCTTGATGTTAAAGACGACGCTATTGCCGGGAAGGTGATCGGCGGAGCGGTAGCGGGCCTTAATGTCGGAGAAGGATTTCCACTCGGAGGCTTTGGTTTCGTGAAACCAGGCTTGGAGCGGTTGTGC from Nibricoccus aquaticus includes:
- a CDS encoding alpha/beta hydrolase family protein; its protein translation is MLALRPFFAFGVLLSLTLSLQAAPLILEARQGFTTKLLREERIGEAPEEPPASSKLKLVQCTAPLGLNAAYVSTDPSDGKKHPAIIWLVGGFSNSIGAIAWTPGPASNDQSASGFRDQGILMMYPSLRGGNTNPGHLETFFGKVDDVLAAAKYLASLD
- a CDS encoding helix-turn-helix domain-containing protein translates to MKPKVLKTDREYKTALAYVEGLMNQTSPDEAELELWSLLVENYEESHFPIEAPDPIQAIHFRLEQAGLQTADLLPYLQSKSKISEVMNRKRPLSLTMIRSLHQGLKIPASILVQETTSRPQRTRAAKTRTQVKRSSRHVTA
- a CDS encoding VOC family protein produces the protein MITYKEIAFTAYAVTNIKKARTFYEGVLCLKPARELGKNFVEYDLGNGTLSVGCAPKMWPPSKKGTVAALEVKDFDGALEHLKKKKIKSALGPFDSPMCRMVGVRDPDGNMIVLHQRKSAAEKKAALEQAKEKTAVKKKVGGVK
- a CDS encoding type II toxin-antitoxin system HigB family toxin, producing MRIISRKTLKDFWVKHASAAQPLQAWFHETKASEWKSFSDIKARYRSADHLPGNSVVFNIKGNSYRLIVHIHFNTGIVFIRFVGTHAECDKIDATTI